One window of Camelina sativa cultivar DH55 chromosome 4, Cs, whole genome shotgun sequence genomic DNA carries:
- the LOC104784348 gene encoding non-functional pseudokinase ZED1-like gives MFWWRRKKHEVNERQRMFMKNGSLLLEEVIAISDDAKSNPIKNFSADQIREATNNFSRGNLVRIDRFRHYRGVIDDRVVLIKKWAYGGSIYSEKMYRDLAVSSMVSGHKNFLKLLGCCLEFAYPVLVCEYAEVITRSLRGKRCPIDPALTWSMRIVIAKEIANALTYLHTAFSRTLVHKDIQPCQIFLNNNGTPKLGEFCNSVFIPKVG, from the coding sequence ATGTTTTGGTGGAGAAGGAAAAAGCATGAAGTCAACGAACGACAGAGAATGTTTATGAAGAATGGGAGTTTACTACTTGAAGAGGTCATTGCGATCAGTGATGATGCTAAATCTAATCCTATCAAAAATTTCTCAGCTGATCAGATCAGAGAAGCCACTAACAACTTCAGCCGCGGTAATCTTGTACGCATCGATAGATTCCGACATTACAGAGGTGTGATTGATGACCGTGTCGTGCTTATCAAGAAATGGGCCTATGGAGGATCAATTTACTCTGAGAAGATGTACCGCGACTTAGCGGTTTCATCAATGGTGAGTGGTCACAAAAACTTCCTCAAACTGTTGGGTTGTTGCCTAGAATTCGCTTACCCGGTTCTAGTTTGCGAATATGCCGAGGTCATTACTCGTAGCCTAAGAGGAAAAAGATGTCCGATAGATCCAGCTTTAACATGGAGTATGAGAATTGTTATAGCAAAGGAGATTGCAAACGCTTTAACTTACCTTCACACAGCGTTTTCAAGAACATTAGTCCATAAAGATATACAACCTTGTcagattttcttaaataataatGGAACACCAAAGTTGGGTGAGTTTTGCAACAGTGTTTTCATTCCAAAAGTTGGGTGA